In the Malania oleifera isolate guangnan ecotype guangnan chromosome 1, ASM2987363v1, whole genome shotgun sequence genome, one interval contains:
- the LOC131145721 gene encoding F-box protein At4g22280-like, translating into MGASRLKRKKVRDDAEDRISNLPDSVLCYILSFLPTKDAGRTSILSTRWKYLFVSSPNLDFDDSLRVHPLEVDCGRESRRSFVNFVYRVLALRSSLHMNRFRLKCDVNDDDPHVNTWVSAVARCNVRELELKLDVTNDLTKDTNLDLLPCDLLTCRTLAVLKLEVNGDLNVPSDVSFPSLKTLHLKFLFLDYESFKRVLSGCPVLEDLLTFYCRFIPKVQVFDISIPTLKRLTLGLQYLSTGGEVCESEVVVDAPCLQYLRYSGNVAKRYAFKGLTSPAEVHLCITQDRLSSDQQLIKLFEAISKVESLHLSENAVWVLEVNQCWLPAFPNLTRLELDTYSSCRFVLLPELLYCSPNLKVLVIGRVVFLDVKGDMISSRTASCLSSHLKEIELKEFNGKNDELELVEYFLERAEVLEKMTISFFAPRCPRKEFYIGKKLLTIPRRSKTCRIILT; encoded by the exons ATGGGGGCTTCGCGGCTGAAACGCAAGAAGGTGCGTGACGATGCTGAAGATAGGATCAGCAACCTTCCAGACTCTGTTCTCTGTTACATACTCTCTTTTCTGCCCACAAAAGATGCAGGCAGAACCAGCATCTTATCCACCCGCTGGAAGTACCTCTTCGTCTCCAGCCCTAATCTCGATTTCGACGATTCTTTGCGCGTACACCCACTCGAAGTTGACTGCGGCAGGGAGTCTCGTCGTAGTTTCGTGAACTTCGTGTACAGAGTGCTGGCTCTGCGTAGTTCGTTGCACATGAATCGGTTTCGTCTTAAATGCGATGTGAACGACGATGATCCACATGTTAATACTTGGGTATCGGCTGTTGCTCGCTGTAATGTTCGAGAACTTGAGCTTAAGCTTGATGTGACGAATGATTTGACAAAAGACACAAACTTGGACTTGCTGCCTTGCGATCTTCTAACTTGTAGAACGCTAGCTGTTCTAAAACTGGAAGTGAATGGCGACCTCAATGTTCCCAGTGATGTTTCTTTTCCGAGTCTGAAGACCCTTCATCTTAAATTTCTCTTTCTTGATTATGAATCCTTTAAGAGGGTCTTATCCGGCTGTCCTGTGCTCGAAGATTTGCTTACATTTTACTGTAGGTTTATCCCGAAGGTACAAGTTTTTGATATTTCAATTCCTACCCTTAAAAGGCTTACATTGGGGTTGCAATATTTGTCAACTGGAGGTGAAGTTTGTGAGAGTGAAGTTGTAGTTGATGCTCCATGTCTTCAATACCTCCGGTACTCGGGTAATGTGGCCAAACGCTATGCTTTTAAGGGGCTAACCTCCCCAGCTGAAGTTCATTTATGCATTACCCAGGATAGATTATCTTCGGATCAGCAGCTAATTAAACTTTTTGAAGCAATCTCCAAGGTGGAATCTCTTCATTTGTCCGAAAATGCTGTGTGG GTTCTTGAAGTTAATCAATGCTGGCTGCCTGCATTTCCTAACTTGACCCGTTTGGAGCTTGATACTTACTCTAGCTGTAGGTTCGTTCTACTGCCAGAGTTACTATATTGTTCTCCTAATCTCAAAGTGCTAGTCATTGGGAGGGTGGTTTTTCTAGATGTCAAAGGAGATATGATTTCATCCCGGACGGCTAGCTGTTTGTCATCTCATCTCAAGGAAATTGAACTAAAGGAATTCAATGGGAAGAATGATGAACTGGAACTGGTAgagtattttttagagagagCAGAGGTTTTGGAGAAGATGACGATTAGTTTCTTTGCTCCAAGGTGCCCTCGGAAGGAGTTTTATATCGGCAAAAAACTTTTGACAATTCCAAGGCGATCAAAGACCTGTCGCATCATCCTCACctga